The proteins below come from a single Burkholderia humptydooensis genomic window:
- a CDS encoding SET domain-containing protein: MSSRRIVVRRSGVHGKGVFAAAPIKAGERVVEYKGERISWKEALRRHPHDPNDPNHTFYFALEEGGVIDGKIDGNSARWINHSCAPNCEAEEVGGRVYIHALRDIDEQEELFYDYGLVIDARLTKKLKREYACRCGTATCRGTLLATSEDGEGKKKRKAKKGGKDKKKKK; the protein is encoded by the coding sequence ACGCCGCTCGGGCGTTCACGGCAAGGGCGTATTCGCCGCGGCACCGATCAAGGCGGGGGAGCGCGTAGTCGAATACAAGGGCGAGCGGATCTCGTGGAAAGAGGCGCTGCGCCGCCATCCGCACGACCCGAACGATCCGAATCACACGTTCTACTTCGCGCTCGAAGAGGGCGGCGTGATCGACGGCAAGATCGACGGCAACAGCGCGCGCTGGATCAACCATTCGTGCGCGCCGAACTGCGAAGCCGAGGAGGTGGGCGGGCGCGTGTACATCCATGCGCTGCGCGACATCGACGAGCAGGAAGAACTGTTCTACGACTACGGGCTCGTGATCGATGCGCGCCTGACGAAGAAGCTCAAGCGCGAATACGCGTGCCGTTGCGGCACGGCGACGTGCCGGGGCACGCTGCTTGCAACGTCGGAAGACGGCGAAGGCAAGAAAAAGAGGAAGGCGAAGAAGGGCGGCAAGGACAAGAAAAAGAAGAAGTGA